Proteins encoded together in one Peribacillus asahii window:
- a CDS encoding CidA/LrgA family holin-like protein, whose translation MNIIRIIVQIAILFGFSFLGDLVHTYLHIPLPGSIIGLLLLFLVLSLNVCSVKWIEQGAGFLLAFLPLLFVPTLVGIIKYPELFTGKGILVLLVVVISTVITMIAAGKASEVAESKTKERKQKKKWHKHSSQSL comes from the coding sequence ATGAATATCATCAGAATTATTGTACAAATTGCAATATTATTCGGTTTTTCATTTCTTGGTGATCTAGTGCATACTTACCTACACATTCCATTACCAGGAAGTATTATAGGATTATTATTACTTTTTCTTGTATTATCTTTAAATGTTTGCTCTGTTAAATGGATTGAACAGGGAGCAGGGTTTTTATTAGCTTTTTTACCATTGTTATTTGTTCCAACGCTAGTAGGCATTATTAAGTATCCGGAGCTTTTTACTGGTAAAGGAATCTTGGTCCTTTTAGTTGTTGTTATCAGTACAGTTATTACAATGATCGCAGCAGGGAAAGCAAGTGAAGTTGCTGAAAGCAAAACGAAAGAAAGGAAGCAGAAGAAAAAGTGGCACAAACACTCATCGCAATCATTATAA
- a CDS encoding alkaline phosphatase yields the protein MRKISRKVAGLTLAGAVAVSSIGFIAANHGVTEAEAKTKKKEPTNVIMMVMDGASDDAVTLSRWYKGSNLAMDGILSGGVRTYSAESAITDSAPAATALATAHKSNDKFVGVLPSIVNSPGLSQVKSEDAQRPVANVLEGAKQQGKATGLISTSEIQHATPAGFSAHVTHRSNYEDIAEQQVYQNIDVVLGGGKESLSPGSTKNARKDGENLTDVLKEKNYDIVENRDDLLNSKSKKIWGSFAPSALAYDMDRATTKPSEPTLAEMTDKAIKTLNKDKDGFFLFVEGSKVDWAAHANDSIGMISDILAFDDAVKKAVEFAKKDGNTMVIAVTDHGNSGITIGNANTSSTYPSVPVSAYIDPLKKAKMTVEGALSQLKSDKSNLKEVAALYGLDDLTSEELATLTASKNIAADMVKMLANRANIGFTTTGHTGEDVFLYSYGPSKPTGLVENTDLAKSMAKFMNFNLNKVTDSMYLNADQAFKKKGYSTRIDQTDKNNLVFVATKRDQTIEIPVNKNIVIQKTKKGQTKQEVKTINIYNGKDFYVSDEVLKIVK from the coding sequence ATGAGAAAAATCAGTAGAAAAGTTGCTGGACTGACGCTTGCTGGAGCAGTCGCTGTTTCATCAATCGGATTTATTGCCGCAAATCATGGAGTGACGGAAGCAGAAGCAAAAACAAAGAAAAAAGAGCCGACGAATGTCATTATGATGGTAATGGACGGGGCTAGTGATGATGCGGTCACTTTATCAAGATGGTATAAAGGAAGTAATCTTGCTATGGATGGAATTCTATCTGGCGGTGTCAGAACGTACTCAGCAGAATCTGCCATTACCGATTCTGCACCAGCAGCAACGGCCCTTGCCACAGCTCATAAGTCAAATGACAAATTTGTCGGTGTCCTCCCTTCTATTGTTAATTCTCCTGGACTTTCACAAGTGAAGTCAGAAGATGCTCAAAGACCAGTAGCCAATGTTCTAGAAGGAGCGAAGCAACAAGGAAAAGCAACCGGTCTGATTTCAACTTCAGAAATTCAACATGCTACACCAGCAGGTTTTTCTGCCCATGTGACACATCGAAGTAACTATGAAGATATTGCAGAACAACAAGTCTATCAAAATATTGATGTTGTATTAGGCGGTGGAAAAGAGTCCCTCTCCCCTGGTTCAACGAAGAATGCTCGTAAAGATGGCGAAAATCTGACTGATGTACTAAAAGAGAAGAACTATGATATCGTTGAAAATCGCGATGATTTATTAAATAGTAAATCAAAGAAAATTTGGGGAAGCTTTGCTCCAAGTGCTCTTGCTTATGACATGGATCGTGCGACAACTAAGCCAAGCGAACCTACATTAGCAGAAATGACTGATAAAGCGATTAAAACATTAAATAAAGACAAAGATGGATTCTTCCTATTTGTAGAAGGAAGTAAAGTAGATTGGGCTGCTCATGCGAATGATTCAATCGGCATGATTAGCGATATTTTAGCTTTTGATGACGCAGTAAAAAAAGCAGTAGAGTTTGCGAAAAAAGATGGAAATACAATGGTCATCGCTGTGACGGATCACGGAAACAGCGGTATTACAATCGGAAATGCTAATACAAGTTCAACTTATCCAAGTGTGCCTGTTTCTGCCTACATCGACCCGCTTAAAAAAGCGAAAATGACGGTAGAAGGTGCATTAAGTCAACTAAAATCAGACAAATCTAATCTAAAAGAAGTCGCTGCCTTATATGGGTTAGACGACCTTACTTCTGAAGAACTGGCTACTTTAACCGCTTCTAAAAACATAGCTGCAGATATGGTGAAAATGCTCGCTAACCGTGCAAATATCGGTTTTACAACAACAGGACATACTGGTGAAGATGTATTCCTCTATTCTTATGGTCCATCTAAACCAACTGGGTTAGTAGAAAATACAGATTTAGCGAAGAGCATGGCAAAATTTATGAACTTCAATTTAAATAAGGTAACCGACTCTATGTATTTAAATGCAGATCAAGCGTTTAAGAAAAAAGGCTATTCTACTCGTATCGACCAAACAGACAAAAACAATCTTGTTTTTGTCGCTACAAAACGGGATCAAACGATAGAGATTCCTGTCAACAAAAATATTGTGATTCAAAAAACGAAAAAAGGTCAAACAAAACAAGAAGTAAAGACCATTAATATTTATAACGGAAAAGACTTCTATGTTTCTGATGAAGTATTGAAAATAGTAAAATAA